A segment of the Rhizobium leguminosarum bv. trifolii WSM1325 genome:
CACTTTTGGGCGACATGCTTTAGAGCGCCGCGTATCTTTTCAGACGCGCTGTGGCTGTTATTTGGTGCTTTCAAACCGGCAAGTCGCGATCCACGCCCAGACGGCAAATCTGAAGCATCTGGGCAAGCACTGCCATCGCGATGATCGGCACGACTGCCCGATCATCGACGAGTTCGCCAATCAGAGCGAAAAAGCGCCGCCGCCTGCGATCCACTCCCGCTTCGGTCTCAACGGATTGAAGACAGAACACGGGGGGCGCTAGCCGCACCTCCGGTCCCGAGGGCGACGTCATTCCATCCTGAACCTGACGTGGCAGGTCGTGCAGGTCTGTAGCATGAGGTGGAACGCGTGTTCCGCCGGCAGCGCCGACAACTCGTGCTCGTTGCGAACGTGGGTGCCGAGGGGCCCGCCGCCCGTCGCCTCTCCAGGCTTGATGCGCATGCTGGCGGGCATCCCTCCGGGGTTGTTCTCCGCGGCGGCATCCAGCGCGACGGCGTAGTCGCGTAGTCCGTTGGCGAGGCGGTCGAATCGCTCGCGCTCTTCGAGGATGTTCGGCCTCGCCTTCGACTGCGGACTGGCGGCCTCGGAGGCGAAATGTGCGGAGAGAACGCTCCCGGATTTGTCGCGGATCGTGTTGGCCGCCCATTTGAACTCGTCGGCCTTGTAACTCGCCGGATCCTTGAACATGCCGGAGATCGTCTTCGCTGCGGCGGCCATGGCCTTCATGTCCGCTTGTCTGAGGGTGACCAGGTCCTCCGCGCCCGGCGATGGAACCGACGCCATCAGGACTGCTCCCACGCCGTAGAGCAGCCCGACCTTCTTCATGTAACTGGTCCGTTTCATCAATGCTGCGTTCCAAACCGGCCGGTGCCACCTGCTGCGGATATCCGTCGCTTCACCGGATATCCGTTCTCAGCTAGGCAGGAAGAGGGGCGGACGTCGCCCTCCCCGATCACGCCGCCATCTTGCGGCAGCTATCGGCGCAACGGCGGCAGGCGTCGACGCAGCTTTGCATGTCGCCCACCCGCTCGCAGTCTTCGGCGCACTGGCCGCAGATTTCGGCGCATTCCAGGCAGACATGCTTGTGGTGCTCCGAGCCGATCAGCATAAAATGCGCGGAGGTCCGGCAGATCTCCGCGCAGGCCATCATCAGCTTGAAGTGCGAAGGCTTGGTATGTTCGCCGCCCAGTTCCAAGCAGTGGCCCATCGCCATCGACAGGCATTCGCTGTAGCAGGCGAGGCAGTTGTCGATGCAGGTCTTCATTTCAGTCGACATGTGATGCATGGCTCAATCTCCTACTTGGCTTCCTTGTCCACCCACTTTGACATCTCTTCGATCTCCTTTTTCTGGGCTTCGATGACCTTCTGGGCCATCTGCTTAGCCTCATCATTGTCGCCGTACTTAAGCTCTACCTCCGACATGCTGATCGCGCCCATGTGGTGGGCGATCATGCCGCAGACGAAGGAGACGTCGGCGTCCTTCTTCATCATCCCCTGCATCATGTTCATGTGCATATCCTTCATGCCGTCCATCGACGCCTTTTGGTAGTCGCTCATGTAGCCCATTGGCATGCCGCCCGAAGGCATTACCGCCTTCGACATGTCCATGTCTTGGGACTTGCATTTCTCCGGGTAGGCCATCGTCGACTGGGCGGAGGCCACCGACGGGAGGATTGAGAAGGAGGCGGCGACTGCCGCGCACAGGGTAAGGCTGGTGTACGTCTTCATTTCTCGATCTCCAAATCTGCTTGAGGTTGGTTGTTCTGTCTCAGACTGCCGGAAAGCGGGGCGGCGGGTCGATCGCACGGATCAGCAGCAGCGGCCTCTCGACGGACGGCGTCGGTTCATGCCTCTCCGGTTCGAAGCGCGGAGCCGCGACCTTGGCAAGTTGCGGAAGAAGCGGACAGCAGTGCACCGTCGAACAGCACCCGGTCTGCGGGTTGTCGGCATGCCCCGGATGGTGATCGCGGTGCGCGACAACGGCGCAGTGCTGGCTTTGAAGAGTACTCGGCGCTGCGGCCACGTCAAAAGGATTCGCCGCAATGACGATCGCGACGACGAGAAGCTGAGCGTAGCGGAATATGCTCCATGGTCCCATTCGGCTGGATTTCCCTTCCACCATTGAACCGCGCGGCAGCAGCGATGTTCCAAGCTATCAGAGATCTGTGGCGGCGCCGCGTTTTGGCAACGGGGCGATGAGCAAGCGTTAACAGTCGCCGGCTAGTCTAGCGGTCTCTCGCTCGGAAAAAATTTGATGAAACGTGGCTATTCGCTGGCCCAGATAGGTCTTCACTGGCTGTGGTCGCCCTCCTGGTGCCGGTCCAGTATCTGACGGGCGGCAGCATCGAGAGAACCCACCACGCCGTCCACATGGGAATGACCCCGGCTTACTGGGACGTCGTCCAGCACCATCTTCACAACTACTCAGGAATGGCGATCGGCCTGCTGATGGGCGTGCGGCTAGTTTTTCGTCTCCTTCAGACGGCCGAGACCCGCGCGCCCGGCACGTGGGCCGGGCGCGCGGCCACGGCTCTTCACCATGCCTTCTACGCAGCGATCCTCGCGCAGGCCTGCATGGGCTTCGTCGCGAGCTATCTCTGGTTTGGAACCGCCCCCCTACCACGTCGTCGGATCGAGGATCATTCTGGCGATGGTGGCGCTGCATTTCGTAGCGGCGATTTGGCCCACGGTGGTCGCCCGCGACGCGACGGTCGACCGGATGGTGTTCCCGCGTCGGACGCGCTCAGCCGATGATCTGTAACGTGGCGAATGTCAGCTCGACGTAGCGGCCGGTCTTGGCGACGAACACCAGGATCGTGAAGGGGAGGACCGGCTCCCTCAGCACGCCGGCGACAACAGTCAGGGCGTCGCCAAAAAGCGGCATCCAGGACAGGAGCAACGTCCGTTTTCCACATTTCCGGTACCAGGGGGACAAACGCTCGAGCGCCTGTTCGTCTACGGGAAATCAGCGCCGATCCCGGAACCTTTCGATACCACGGCCGAGAAACCAGTTGACGATGCTTCCAAGCGTGTTTCCGACGCGGGCGACGGCGAGCAGAGCCAGGACGGGGAACTTGCCAGTAAGAAGAAGCCGTCAACAGGGCCGTTTTTCTACGATGATCGATCTTGCGTGCCCATCAGTACGGGCTCCTGCATCGGCAGCACGGTCGCCGCGCCGAGAGCGGCGGCGAACAGGGCGACATAGGCGAAACAGACCGTCTGGATCCAGAACTAGAACCAAGCCCGGTCGGCCGCCGCGCAGGACACAGAAGGACTCGGGGCATTTTCTCCTCCGTGATCAGCCGCCTGTCCATATCATATTCGCAAAGATGTCGCGATCAGCCAGCGGCAGGACACCTGCAAGAGTCATAGAGGTTCAAGTTAAATCCCCGCGGCCGAGAGCGTGCCCATAGGACGCTATGGCGGAACACGTCCGTCACATCGCCGTCAGATCAGCCCGGCGTTTTTATTGAGCAAGCACTCGATACCGATGGGAGTTGGAGATCTGCGCGCCCGGAGCCCATCGCCCAGTAAAGCACCGGACCTAGTCCTCGCCGTCCACTTCCTGCGCGGCCGATTCCGCCCGCGTAGCATGACCGCTCTGCAATCCCACATCCTCCAGCAACCCGACGTCCGGTAAGTCATGCAGGCGCGTCAAAACGGAAGGTGGAAAAGAAATGTTTCGTCGTCACAAGGCGCTCCCGCGGTCGGGCTGCGCGAAAATCGATTACAATTTTTGGAGAATGCGCTAGATGATACCCCAGGCGCGATAACGGCCCCGGCCGGTAATTTCACGAATGCCGATCTCGTTGACGAGGTTCAGCGCGCCGCGTGGTGTGATGCGCAGATGACGGGCGATCATCGCCGCCGAGACCATCGGCCGCGACAGGATGAAGTCGGCAAGTTCCGGCAGGCTGCTGTTTGAACGGCGGCCGCGAAAGCGCAGCTCCATCTGCGTGCGCGCCAGCGACAAGCGATCGATTTCCTTGAGGCCGGCCACGGCACCCAGATGCATCGCCTCCAGGAAGGCTTGCAGCCGCGTGGCCCGATCGCGCGCCCGACGACGCTCATGGCGCACCAGCTTCAGTCCGCCGTAAAAAGAGAAGAGATGCGAGGCGACCTTTCCGCGAGCGCGTAGATGGCTTGCGACCAGAAGGCCACCGAGCCAGTGCTGACGCCGCAACGGCTCGATCCTTTCCCAGGCTTCGAAGAGGATGATGGCACCGAGAACCGGCGGCAAGCTATCGGCCAATGGCTGGACGCTCCGCCATTCCGCAAGCCGCTGTTCCTCGTCCCACTCGTCGTCACCGAGCAAGCCGAGAGGGTCTTCGTTACGTCTTGCCGGAGTAACGGCGGTCGTCTCGCTTGCCGGCGTTTTCCCTGTGTGGATATCGAGCAGCTTTTGCGAGCGGGCAAGAAGCGCATCGATCTCCGCCATCTCGGCAGCGAGCGGCCGGTCCTCATCCTCAGCCTCAGCCTCTCCGTCGCTCTCGAGCGGAACTGCAACGCTCTTTGCGTCCGGGACCTTCCCCTCCCCTTCCCCGCCGGTTGCAGTCAGCGTCGCAAGGCCCGAGACGCCGAGTGCCCAGGCGGGTTCGCCGGTCCAAATGCGCCGACGTGCCCGCAGCACCGAATGGGCGATCGTCAGTTCATGGGTGGGAGCGCGGCTATCCATGTGCGCATCATGCAAAACGAGATCCTCGACATGCACGAGTTCGCCGGCCACCCAGAGCGCGCCGGCGGCGTCGAAGAAATGGCTGCGTTCGGCAAACCCCTCGCCGACCGGCGAGCGCAACACCCGCTCGTCCAGCCGCGCCACGGCATCCTCCGCCGCGGTAACGGCTGAAAGCAAGGTTTGAAGCATCACACTGTCGATATCGTAGCGCATTGTTAAGCTTTACGGTTTTTCACAAAGGGAAGCAAAAAGCATGTTTTCTTCCGCCATGTATGACATGGTTAACGGTGTATTTCAACAAAACTGCGGGGAAGGAAGCCGTTATGATCGCTGATCGACCGGCCACATATGCTTCTAACCGTCGCAGCTGGTGCGAAACTTTTTCATAGCCGCTCATCCGGTTTTCCTCGCTGTCGGCCCATTTGCCCGCATCAGCGCCATCAGCATCGGTCCGAGCGAGAATTCGCCGCGCTCCGCTCGCCGGGTCAGGTCACGCAAGTAGCCGCCGGCCGAATTGATATGTCCGCCCCTTTCGAGAATGCAGGCGATCACAGTGGCGGCGTTTTCCGGCCCCATGACATCGCAGGCCAGCTGATAGGCGCTGGGGCTGACGCCGAGCGTGGATCGGACGACGACGGCCGCGGCCATCAGATCCCGCCAGCTGCCAATGCCGCCGCCCGGCCCGTAAGCGACGATCTCCGGGCAGGCCTGCAGCACCATGGCAAGGGGGAAGGATTTCGGCGGCTCCCGCCACGGCTGCGGTTCTTCCTCCGGCTTTGCGCCCTGCTTCGGTTCGAAGCTTGGTTCAAGTTCAGATAAGTGGTCTGGGTTTGAATTATGTATGTGCCGACCGTTCTGGTTATCATTGCCGGCTGTTTTTTCTGTTTTCGACTTCAATTCCAGCGTCTTGACGATCAACTCCCGGAAAGCTTCGAGATCGCCCAGCAGGCTTTCCATCTCCGCAGCTGAGGGGCGGCGCGGCAGGCTTGCGGTAAGCAGATTGAAATGCTTCTGCATCTCGATCCATTCGCCGGCAATTTTCTCTTCCAGGGCGATCTCGATGAGCTTGGTGATGTCACGCCGGCAAAGTGTCAGCCGCTCCCTCAGACGCTTCCATTCGAGCTTGGCGGCCATCACCTGGGCCGCCTGCGCCTCGATCTCGTGGGCGCGCGCAAGCAATGGCGCCAAGCTGAAGCCAAAGGCTTCACCAAACCCGCCCTCGCCGTTGCGGCGGGCAAAACGTTTGCCGTTCGGACTATCCCGCCGGATGATCAGGCCGGCTTCCACCAGCATCGCCAGGTTCCGCCGCAGCGTCGTGCCGGCCATGCCATGCGTGCGCAGCGACAGCTGCTCGTTCGAGGGAAAGACGACGAAGCCGTTGGCCTCGGCAATCTCGTTCTTCGGGTAGAAGGTCAATAGCGCATTGAGAACAGCCAGGGCACGGTCCGATACGCCGACCATGTCCTTTGCTTCGCATAGCGCGCGAAAGATCTTCCACTTGTCGACCGATGCGTCCGGATCGACCTTGCTGGCACTTGCTTGGCTTGCCAGCATGCCAAGCGTCATCGATCGCCGCCCAAAGGGCGTCGATACATATTGAGGCTCCATGTCCCTCACCTTTTCTCAAGGCAAAAGAAAGCTACCACCCAAAAGGATGCCGAAGACGCTTGACAGTGATTCGAGGAAGTGCGATTCTCAGATTGTCCAGATATGAGAAAGGCTTCCGCGGCGGCAACGTTCGGAGGCTTTTTTCTTTTGCGGCCTATTCTCCTGCTTGCAACCTGCCGGCCCGATAGGCTTCGTAAAGCTCATCGAGACGGCGTGAAATGTAAGCGCCGAAATCCGGCGCATCGCCGGTCTTCAACGCGATCGTGAAGGAATTTCCGGCGCTCTTGATTCGGCCGGCAACCTTGCCGCCGCTCTTCGGCTTCCAGTCATATTCCGTGGCCTCGGGTTTGGCCTCTTTCTTGGCGAGCTCGGCAACCAAAAGCTCAAAACGGCGATCGCTCTCTTCTGCCACGAAACTTCCAGAAGCAATGAGCTTGGCAAGCCGAGCGGCCGTCATTCCATTCCAGTCCTGGGCAAGCGCCATCCACCTGCGTCGCCCGATGCCGGGTGCGGCTCCGACCGACCTGACGATCTCGGCGGGAATGGCTTTTGCGACGGATATCAGCTTCGATAGCTCCGTCTTGTCCGTCGACAGCGCCTTCATGATGACCGGGCGCTCAAAACCCTTGAGCTCAAGATTGAGGGCAAAGACCGCGCGCTCGATGTAAGAAAGGTTCCGACGCGCCGAATTCTCAATGCCCTGCGCGATGACGACGTCGGTATCGTCGAGCTTTCGGACGATGGCCTGTACCTTGAGGCCGAGCAACTTGACTGCCTGTAGACGGCGATGGCCGTAGGCGATCTGGTAGCGGTCCTCGTCGTTGGGATGGCGGCGAACGAGGATTGGCACTTCCTGGCCGTTCTCGGCAATCGACCGCACCAACTCATCTTCCAAATCGAGGGGCTGGTCGGCAAGGCGGTCGCGGACGAAGGAGGAGTCGATCAGATCAGGATCGAGCTCGATGATGCGTTCACCGGAGAGCAAAGCCTCCTGCATCGCCCTGCTCTCTTCCTCCATGCGGCCAAGGGTCAGCGCCATCGTCCGAACCGGCCCGGCCGATCCGCGCGAAGATTGCTCCTCGTAGTTGGCCGCGGCCAACTCCTGCGCTGTATCGTCGAATAGACCTTTGAGGCGATCGCGTCTGCTCATGCTCGACCCCAGGCTTTGTGAATACCGGCGAGCACCTCGCCATTGGCAGCATTGACCGATTCCAGCGCGCGGTCATAGGTCGAGCGGCGCACCTGCCCCTTCTCGATCTCATAGAGCGTCTGCTTGGTCAGGCCGACATCGGCGATCGCCGTCGACTTGAGAATGGTAGCCGTCAACACGTCGTCACTGAAAAGGCTGCGCAGCAGCGCAACGATCTGCGACTGCGGCGCATCGAAGGGTTCGTGACGCGTGACGACATATTTGATGAAATCATGCTGCAGGTCGCCGCCGGCCTTGCGGACGACCGAAAGCAGATCCGAAGTCATCAGCAGGAACTGCGACATGGACGCGACGTCGACCATCTGCGGATGGATGGTGATGAGCAGCGATGTGGCGGCACAAACGGCGCCAAGCGTGAGGTAACCGAGCTGCGGCGGACAGTCGATCACCACGATGTCGTAATCGGCCTCGACCTCTGCAATGGCGATGCCGACCCGACGGAAGAACAGCTCGCCAGGTCGCTGCCGGTCGTTCAGTGCCCGTGGCGTCTCATGCTCGAACTCCATCAGTTCGAGATTGCCCGGCACCAGATCCAAACCGTCGAAATAGGTCTTGCGGACGATCTCCTTCAGCGGCTTGCGGTCTGCATCATAGCGAATTGCGCCATAGAGCGTATCGCCTTCGGAAAGATCGAATTCCGGCTGAACGCCGAGCATGGAGGAGAGCGAGGCCTGCGGATCGAGATCGATCGCAAGCACCCGGTAACCCGCCAGCGCCAGATACTGTGCCAGATAAAGCGTCGTCGTGGTCTTGGCCGAGCCGCCCTTGAAATTGGTGACGGCAACCGTCTGCAGCTTTTCGCCAGGGCGACGCCACGGCTGATAGGAAAGCGCGTCCTTCGGCTTGAGCTTGGCCATATACTGGCGCAATTCGTTGATCTGGCCGAGCGTGTAGGAACGCCGGCCATTCTGGGCAAGATCCGGCTGCGGTCCCTTGCCATCCAGTGAAAGCTGGCGAAGATAGCCGTCCGAGACGCCGATCATCTGGGCCGCCTCGCCGGAGGAGAATGTTCGTAGCGTCTTTTGCGAGAGCGGCGGAAACAGCTTGTCGCGAAGCAGCTTCAGTTGCCGCGACAGCTGGTTGGCATGCCGCTCGATCCGTACATCTGTCGTCGATACGCTAATGTTGTCCAAAACACCCAATCCTTTTCGATGCGCTTTTCTGTCAACATAGCGTCAAAAAGCGTATCGAAAGTGACACGATTCGGGATTTGCAGCAACAACAGGGCTCCGATGCTACCCACAAGGCTCGGTTGGCCGCGGCCAACTCCCGTTCAGCCCTTGCGACGACCCGGCTTTTTCGGCAAGACCGCCAGGACTCGAAGGGGAGTATCCGCTTGAAGCACATTCATATCATCGGCATCGGCACGGGCAACCCTGAGCACCTCACCATACAGGCGATCAACGCGATGAACGCTGCCGACGTGGTCTTCCTGCCGGTCAAGGGCGCCGGCAAGGAAGAACTCGCCGAGATCCGGCGGGAAATCTGCGAATGTTATATCACCCGGCCGGCAGCCAGAATTTCAGAATTTGCGGTGCCGCAAAGGCAGACGGCAGACAAGACCTATGTGCAGAGCGTCGACGCCTGGCACGGTGAGATCGCCCGCATCTATGGAGAGCTGATCTCCGGTCTCCCGGACGATGGCAGCGGCGCCTTTCTCGTCTGGGGTGATCCCAGTCTCTACGACAGCACGATCCGCATCATCGAACGCGTGCGCCGGGAAAGCAGCCTGGATTTCGATTACAGCGTCATTCCCGGCATCACCAGCATCCAGGCGCTGGCGGCCAGCCACAGAATCCCTCTCAACCTCGTCGGCAAACCGATCGAGATCACCACAGGGCGCAGGCTGGCGCAGGACGGACTTTTGACCGACAGCACCGTCGTCATGCTTGACGGCGAACAGGCTTTTGCGAAGATCGACGATCCCGACGCCGAGATCTTCTGGGGCGCCTATCTCGGCACCAAGGACGAGATCGTCAGATCAGGGCGACTTGGCGACATCGCCACCGACATTCAGACGCTGAGGGCCGAGGCCAGGCAGCGGCACGGCTGGATCATGGACATCTATCTCCTGCGCAAGGGACGTGATTTCGAGGTATAGCGGTTCGAGCCGTTTCCATCACGCTTTGCCGGGTCGGCCGCGATCATGTAAGAAATGATCAGAGGATCGAGAATGAGCATTAAGGCCGCAAAGGCGAGCGACAGGACGGGCGAGGCGGATCTGCATGGTCGCCCAGCGGTGACGATGCGCAGGCGCGGCGCCTGCCCCGCCCTTGCCGCGCCCATGCCGACCGGCGACGGTTTGCTGGTCCGGTTGCGGCCGGTCGGCGGCGCGTTGACGCTGTCGCAGTTCGCCAGCCTTGCCCGCTCCGCCGCGGACCATGGAAACGGCATTCTCGAAATCACCGCCCGCGGCAATCTGCAGATCCGAGGCCTTCGGACTGAGACCGTCGGACAGCTCGCTGCCGATATCGATGCCGCCGGCATCACCGTGCCGGACGGGCCGGCGATCGAGACATCGCCACTGCACGGCATCGACCCGGAAGAAATATGCGATCCAGCGGCAATGGAAATGGCCTTGCGCAGCATGCTCCGTGATCAGCTAGCGTCGCCGCGGCTCGCGCCAAAACTCTCGCTCGTCGTCGACGGCGGTGGGGCCTTCGGCTTGTCGGCACTGTCCGCCGATATCCGTATTGTCGCGCAATCCCCCGCAGAATGGCTGGTCGCGATCAATGGCGACGGTGAAACCGCAATGCCGGTCGCGATCGGTCCTGCGGAGGCGGCGATATCGGCCGTCGGCGAAATTTTGAGCCTGTTGGCGATCCTCGGGCAGGGCAGTAGGACAAGGGATATCGATCCGGCGCTTCTGCGGGCGCGTTTTCCGGCGATGGATGGCGTTAAATTCTTTCCTTCACGCGCGGCAGGGATGCCGCTTGCCGGCTCGCACAGGCTCGAGGACGGCAAGACCATACTCGGGGTCAGGCCGGCATTCGGGCAGATGAGAGCGTCTGATCTGATCGCTTTGCTGGATCTGGCAACGGACCGCGGCGCAACAGCCATCCGGCTTGCGCCCGGTCGCGGTTTCTTCCTCATCGGGCTTTCCGCCGATACAGTGCCGGCTATGCAGATGGCCGCCGCCGGACTTGGCTTCAGCACCCAGCCTGGCGACAATACCGAGCATATTGCCGCCTGTGCCGGCGCCGGCGCCTGCGGCTCCGCTTTCTACGAGACGCGAGCTCTGGCGCGCCGGCTCATTGGCGCAGCACCTGCCCTTTTCGACGGTTCGCTGACGCTGCATCTGTCCGGCTGCGCCAAGGGCTGCGCTCATGCCCGGCCGGCGCTGACGCTGACGGGCTCGGCGGAAGGTTATGGCCTCATCCTCAATGGCCTTGCCGCCGATCAGCCGGTCGAACGGATCGCTGGCGGTCGGATCGATTTCGCTATAGAGAGGCTCGCCCGGTCCATCGAAGACAACAAAGACGCTGGCGAATCGACCGCCGCCTGCCTTACACGGCTTGGCGCAACCGGCGTTTCGAAGGCGCTGCGACAGGAATAGGAATGCCAGACTACGATTATATCCGCAGCGGCGATGCGATCTACGAGCGTTCCTTTGCCATTATCCGTGCCGAGGCCGATCTTTCGCGCTTCACTGACGATCAAGCCGAAATCGCCGTGCGCATGATCCATGCCTGCGGGCTGGTCGAGGCGGCGGATCATTTTCTGTTCTCGGCCGATTTCGTCAGCGCGGCACGCGATGCGCTGAAGGGTGGTGCGCCGATCTTCTGCGACGCCGAAATGGTATCCCAGGGTGTGACCCGGGCGCGGCTGCCGGCGCAGAACGAGGTGATCTGCACGCTGCGCGATCCGGCGACACCTGAGCTTGCACGCGAGACCGGCAATACGCGCTCGGCTGCCGCCATGCATCTCTGGCTCGATCGGCTGGGCGGCAGCGTTGTTGCGATCGGCAATGCACCGACGGCGCTCTTCCATCTGCTCGAACTCCTGCGCGACGGCGCCCCGAAACCCGCAGCGATCCTCGGCATGCCTGTCGGCTTCGTCGGCGCGGCGGAATCGAAGGATGCATTGGCGGAAAATTCCTACGGCGTCCCCTTTGCCATCGTCGGCGGCCGGCTCGGCGGCAGCGCCATGACGGCAGCCGCCATCAATGCATTGGCGAGGCCAGGTCTATGACGACAAGCGGCCGTCTGATCGGCGTCGGCACGGGCCCCGGCGATCCGGAGCTCCTCACCCTCAAGGCCGTGCGCGCCATCGAAGGCGCTGATGTCATCGCCTATTTCGCCAAGCAGGGCAGGGGAGGCAACGGCAAGGCGATCGTCGAACCGCTGCTGAAATCCGGGGTGACGCTGCTGCCGCTCTTTTATCCGGTGACGACCGAGATCGACAAGAACGACGAACGCTATCAGAGCCTGATCACCCAATTCTACAACCAGTCTGCCAAAGCCGTTGCCGGGCATCTCGATGCCGGGCTGACCGTCGCCGTTCTCAGCGAAGGCGATCCGCTCTTCTACGGCTCCTATATGCACCTGCATGTCAGACTTTCCACACGCTACCCGACGGAAGTGATCCCGGGTATCAGCGCCATGTCGGGCTGCTGGTCGCTGGCCGGCATGCCGATCGTTCAGGGCGACGATGTGCTTTCCGTACTGCCCGGTAC
Coding sequences within it:
- a CDS encoding HmrR (KEGG: sme:SMa1014 HmrR); this encodes MVLSNRQVAIHAQTANLKHLGKHCHRDDRHDCPIIDEFANQSEKAPPPAIHSRFGLNGLKTEHGGR
- a CDS encoding putative cytochrome c-like protein (KEGG: ret:RHE_CH02511 putative cytochrome c-like protein); translation: MKKVGLLYGVGAVLMASVPSPGAEDLVTLRQADMKAMAAAAKTISGMFKDPASYKADEFKWAANTIRDKSGSVLSAHFASEAASPQSKARPNILEERERFDRLANGLRDYAVALDAAAENNPGGMPASMRIKPGEATGGGPLGTHVRNEHELSALPAEHAFHLMLQTCTTCHVRFRME
- a CDS encoding conserved hypothetical protein (KEGG: ret:RHE_CH02512 hypothetical protein), whose amino-acid sequence is MHHMSTEMKTCIDNCLACYSECLSMAMGHCLELGGEHTKPSHFKLMMACAEICRTSAHFMLIGSEHHKHVCLECAEICGQCAEDCERVGDMQSCVDACRRCADSCRKMAA
- a CDS encoding protein of unknown function DUF305 (PFAM: protein of unknown function DUF305~KEGG: ret:RHE_CH02513 hypothetical protein); protein product: MKTYTSLTLCAAVAASFSILPSVASAQSTMAYPEKCKSQDMDMSKAVMPSGGMPMGYMSDYQKASMDGMKDMHMNMMQGMMKKDADVSFVCGMIAHHMGAISMSEVELKYGDNDEAKQMAQKVIEAQKKEIEEMSKWVDKEAK
- a CDS encoding hypothetical protein (KEGG: ret:RHE_CH02514 hypothetical protein), with the protein product MVALLVPVQYLTGGSIERTHHAVHMGMTPAYWDVVQHHLHNYSGMAIGLLMGVRLVFRLLQTAETRAPGTWAGRAATALHHAFYAAILAQACMGFVASYLWFGTAPLPRRRIEDHSGDGGAAFRSGDLAHGGRPRRDGRPDGVPASDALSR
- a CDS encoding protein of unknown function DUF1612 (PFAM: protein of unknown function DUF1612~KEGG: rec:RHECIAT_PA0000001 hypothetical protein), which codes for MRYDIDSVMLQTLLSAVTAAEDAVARLDERVLRSPVGEGFAERSHFFDAAGALWVAGELVHVEDLVLHDAHMDSRAPTHELTIAHSVLRARRRIWTGEPAWALGVSGLATLTATGGEGEGKVPDAKSVAVPLESDGEAEAEDEDRPLAAEMAEIDALLARSQKLLDIHTGKTPASETTAVTPARRNEDPLGLLGDDEWDEEQRLAEWRSVQPLADSLPPVLGAIILFEAWERIEPLRRQHWLGGLLVASHLRARGKVASHLFSFYGGLKLVRHERRRARDRATRLQAFLEAMHLGAVAGLKEIDRLSLARTQMELRFRGRRSNSSLPELADFILSRPMVSAAMIARHLRITPRGALNLVNEIGIREITGRGRYRAWGII
- a CDS encoding replication protein C (PFAM: replication protein C~KEGG: rec:RHECIAT_PA0000383 plasmid replication protein RepCa), whose translation is MEPQYVSTPFGRRSMTLGMLASQASASKVDPDASVDKWKIFRALCEAKDMVGVSDRALAVLNALLTFYPKNEIAEANGFVVFPSNEQLSLRTHGMAGTTLRRNLAMLVEAGLIIRRDSPNGKRFARRNGEGGFGEAFGFSLAPLLARAHEIEAQAAQVMAAKLEWKRLRERLTLCRRDITKLIEIALEEKIAGEWIEMQKHFNLLTASLPRRPSAAEMESLLGDLEAFRELIVKTLELKSKTEKTAGNDNQNGRHIHNSNPDHLSELEPSFEPKQGAKPEEEPQPWREPPKSFPLAMVLQACPEIVAYGPGGGIGSWRDLMAAAVVVRSTLGVSPSAYQLACDVMGPENAATVIACILERGGHINSAGGYLRDLTRRAERGEFSLGPMLMALMRANGPTARKTG
- a CDS encoding plasmid partitioning protein RepB (KEGG: rec:RHECIAT_PA0000382 plasmid partitioning protein RepBa~TIGRFAM: plasmid partitioning protein RepB; parB-like partition protein~PFAM: RepB plasmid partition; ParB domain protein nuclease~SMART: ParB domain protein nuclease) produces the protein MSRRDRLKGLFDDTAQELAAANYEEQSSRGSAGPVRTMALTLGRMEEESRAMQEALLSGERIIELDPDLIDSSFVRDRLADQPLDLEDELVRSIAENGQEVPILVRRHPNDEDRYQIAYGHRRLQAVKLLGLKVQAIVRKLDDTDVVIAQGIENSARRNLSYIERAVFALNLELKGFERPVIMKALSTDKTELSKLISVAKAIPAEIVRSVGAAPGIGRRRWMALAQDWNGMTAARLAKLIASGSFVAEESDRRFELLVAELAKKEAKPEATEYDWKPKSGGKVAGRIKSAGNSFTIALKTGDAPDFGAYISRRLDELYEAYRAGRLQAGE
- a CDS encoding plasmid partitioning protein RepA (TIGRFAM: plasmid partitioning protein RepA~PFAM: Cobyrinic acid ac-diamide synthase; regulatory protein MerR~KEGG: rec:RHECIAT_PA0000381 plasmid partitioning protein RepAa), with the translated sequence MDNISVSTTDVRIERHANQLSRQLKLLRDKLFPPLSQKTLRTFSSGEAAQMIGVSDGYLRQLSLDGKGPQPDLAQNGRRSYTLGQINELRQYMAKLKPKDALSYQPWRRPGEKLQTVAVTNFKGGSAKTTTTLYLAQYLALAGYRVLAIDLDPQASLSSMLGVQPEFDLSEGDTLYGAIRYDADRKPLKEIVRKTYFDGLDLVPGNLELMEFEHETPRALNDRQRPGELFFRRVGIAIAEVEADYDIVVIDCPPQLGYLTLGAVCAATSLLITIHPQMVDVASMSQFLLMTSDLLSVVRKAGGDLQHDFIKYVVTRHEPFDAPQSQIVALLRSLFSDDVLTATILKSTAIADVGLTKQTLYEIEKGQVRRSTYDRALESVNAANGEVLAGIHKAWGRA